One window of Pogoniulus pusillus isolate bPogPus1 chromosome 9, bPogPus1.pri, whole genome shotgun sequence genomic DNA carries:
- the RBPJ gene encoding recombining binding protein suppressor of hairless isoform X5: MRNYLKERGDQTVLILHAKVAQKSYGNEKRFFCPPPCVYLMGSGWKKKKEQMERDGCTEQESQPCAFIGIGNSDQEMQQLNLEGKNYCTAKTLYISDSDKRKHFMLSVKMFYGNSDDIGVFLSKRIKVISKPSKKKQSLKNADLCIASGTKVALFNRLRSQTVSTRYLHVEGGNFHASSQQWGAFYIHLLDDDESEGEEFTVRDGYIHYGQTVKLVCSVTGMALPRLIIRKVDKQTALLDADDPVSQLHKCAFYLKDTERMYLCLSQERIIQFQATPCPKEPNKEMINDGASWTIISTDKAEYTFYEGMGPVHAPVTPVPVVESLQLNGGGDVAMLELTGQNFTPNLRVWFGDVEAETMYRCAESMLCVVPDISAFREGWRWVRQPVQVPVTLVRNDGIIYSTSLTFTYTPEPGPRPHCSAAGAILRANSSLMASSDTNASSEGGYTSVSTNPTSVTSSTATVVS; encoded by the exons GTTCTTTTGCCCTCCTCCGTGTGTGTATCTCATGGGCAGtggatggaagaaaaaaaaagagcagatgGAACGGGATGGTTGCACAGAGCAGGAGTCACAGCCCTGCGCCTTCATCGGCATCGGGAACAGCGACCAGGAGATGCAGCAGCTGAACTTGGAAGGAAAG AACTATTGCACTGCCAAAACCTTGTACATATCAGACTCAGACAAGAGAAAGCACTTCATGTTGTCAGTGAAAATGTTCTACGGCAACAGCGATGACATCGGCGTGTTCCTTAGCAAACGGATCAAAGTCATCTCCAAACCTTCTAAAAAGAAGCAGTCATTGAAAAATGCAGACT TATGTATTGCGTCAGGGACAAAAGTGGCACTATTTAACAGACTTCGATCCCAAACAGTTAGCACCAGATATTTGCACGTGGAAGGTGGCAATTTCCATGCCAGTTCACAGCAGTGGGGAGCATTTTACATTCACCTct TGGATGATGATGAGTCAGAAGGAGAAGAGTTCACAGTGAGAGATGGCTACATCCATTACGGGCAGACGGTCAAGCTTGTGTGCTCAGTCACTGGCATGGCACTCCCAAGACTG ATCATTCGCAAGGTAGATAAGCAAACAGCGTTATTGGATGCAGACGATCCAGTATCGCAGCTCCATAAATGTGCATTTTACCTTAAAGACACTGAGAGAATGTATTTGTGCCTTTCCCAGGAGAGAATAATCCAGTTTCAA gCCACTCCATGCCCAAAAGAACCAAATAAAGAGATGATCAATGATGGAGCTTCTTGGACAATCATTAGCACGGATAAAGCAGAATACACCTTTTATGAGGGGATGGGACCGGTGCATGCTCCAGTGACACCTGTGCCTGTTGTAGAAAGTCTACAG TTGAATGGTGGCGGGGATGTAGCAATGTTGGAACTTACAGGACAGAACTTCACTCCAAATTTACGTGTCTGGTTTGGGGATGTGGAAGCTGAAACCATGTACAG GTGTGCTGAGAGCATGCTGTGCGTGGTGCCAGACATCTCTGCGTTCCGCGAGGGCTGGCGCTGGGTGCGGCAGCCGGTGCAGGTGCCAGTGACCTTGGTGCGCAATGATGGCATCATCTACTCCACCAGCCTGACCTTCACCTACACACCAGAGCCAGGGCCACGGCCACACTGCAGCGCAGCCGGGGCCATCCTCAGAGCCAACTCCAGCCTGATGGCCTCCAGTGACACGAACGCCAGCAGCGAGGGGGGCTACACGAGTGTCAGCACAAACCCCACTAGCGTCACATCCTCCACAGCCACCGTGGTCTCctaa